The Populus alba chromosome 4, ASM523922v2, whole genome shotgun sequence genome contains a region encoding:
- the LOC118042826 gene encoding transcription factor MYB102 translates to MGRAPCCDKNGLKKGPWTPEEDQKLVDYIQKHGYGNWRTLPKNAGLQRCGKSCRLRWTNYLRPDIKRGRFSFEEEETIIQLHSIWGNKWSAIAARLPGRTDNEIKNYWNTHIRKRLLRMGIDPVTHSPRLDLLDLSSILSSSLYSSSDHMNMSRMVGVQPLVNPGSLLRLATSLLSSQRDQTQSFVIQSGQEENHLPNPQVEQSQYQSMIHQANIQFQTAGQEMPTCTTLTTSPCVSFSNEARIMDPNVDQYQSSTITNFSSPNSQLSTHDQWQSSGMGSNLAEDYYVPAVSSYNSNGYYGSDLMDPSSETSTFISNSSNQNFGFASVLSTPSSSPAPLNSNSTYINGSSAEDERESYCSNILKFEIPDILDAINFM, encoded by the exons ATGGGTAGAGCACCTTGTTGTGACAAAAATGGGCTAAAGAAAGGGCCATGGACCCCGGAAGAGGATCAGAAGCTGGTTGATTACATACAAAAACATGGCTATGGCAACTGGAGGACACTTCCAAAGAATGCTG GGTTGCAAAGGTGTGGAAAGAGTTGTCGTCTTCGCTGGACTAACTATCTGAGGCCTGATATCAAGAGAGGTCGGTTTTCTTTCGAAGAAGAGGAGACAATAATTCAGCTGCATAGTATATGGGGAAACAA GTGGTCTGCCATTGCTGCTCGATTGCCTGGACGAACAGACAACGAGATCAAGAACTACTGGAACACACACATTAGGAAGAGGCTTCTAAGAATGGGAATTGATCCGGTGACTCATAGTCCAAGACTTGATCTTCTTGACCTCTCCTCAATCCTGAGCTCATCTCTTTACAGCTCCTCTGATCACATGAACATGTCAAGAATGGTCGGTGTCCAACCTTTAGTGAACCCAGGATCACTTCTAAGGCTAGCCACATCTCTCTTATCTTCTCAACGTGACCAAACCCAAAGCTTCGTCATCCAAAGTGGTCAAGAAGAAAACCATCTTCCCAACCCACAAGTCGAACAAAGCCAATACCAATCGATGATTCATCAAGCTAACATCCAGTTTCAAACCGCAGGTCAAGAAATGCCTACTTGCACCACATTGACTACCAGCCCTTGTGTTTCCTTTTCTAACGAAGCACGAATTATGGACCCTAATGTGGACCAATACCAGTCAAGTACCATTACCAACTTTAGCTCTCCAAATTCTCAGTTAAGTACTCATGATCAGTGGCAAAGCAGTGGAATGGGCTCCAATTTAGCTGAAGATTATTATGTGCCTGCTGTATCAAGTTACAACAGCAACGGCTACTACGGGTCTGACCTTATGGACCCTTCTTCCGAGACCTCGACTTTTATCTCCAACAGCAGCAACCAGAACTTTGGTTTTGCTTCAGTTTTATCAACTCCTTCTTCAAGTCCCGCGCCATTGAACTCGAATTCAACCTACATCAATGGCAGCAGCGCTGAAGATGAGAGGGAAAGCTACTGCAGCAACATCTTGAAATTCGAAATCCCAGATATTTTGGATGCTATTAACTTCATGTAA